From Corticium candelabrum chromosome 9, ooCorCand1.1, whole genome shotgun sequence:
ttttcttgtgtttgtatatCATTACCCAGATTGCAATGAAAACGGCTGCACCAGGTAGTATCGCTGTAACGATTGCtgggtagttttgttttccTATAGACAATGATACAATCAACTCTTTTAATTAGAAAAACCAAAGCAGGATAATAAAATATACCGGGTGGGCCCATTGGTTCATCAGTACTTGAAGGACTTAGAACATGTCTGGTTGAATTTGGAAGGACGTTGTAAAGTGGACCACTCACTTGAAAGTCTAATATAGCGttgatagacacacacaaaaatatgtGTCAGCATAAACTGTAATGCATGTCAAAATGTGCTCGTGACATACTTAGATTTCTTGTTTTAGATGGTTTTGTTGTTTCATTGGGCAAGTCCTGTGAACCATCTGATGTAGGATGAACAGCAATTGACGAAGTAAACGTCAGCCCGGATCTTGCAGTTCCTATACGAATAGATgaaaaagaaagtctacagTGTAGGCATAGGAAGTTTTCGAAATTTGCCCCATTGTTTGGTATTACGTTTATTTTAGTTTTGGTTTTAGTTTTTTTCAAGACaatttagttttagttttagttttggtAACTCTTTTGCCctaattttagttttagttatgAATTTTAGTTTTGTCTGTAAACTCCATGCATGTTGCTACTACATGTAATATGAGAACAGGTGCACCATGTAGGAATGCATGCAATCATTACAATGCTGTGAATGCAAGAATGACCATGAGTGTGAGTGTTAACAAGCACTTCATGCCAAATGTTTCATGGTACACAGGCTAATGCTATATAATTGAATAAGTACATTAAGTCAAGATCAACATCTATTGTTCTTGCTGTTTGTAATGGTTATTGTCTAAGGTACAGGTTCACTTCtacatttaattttattgGCAACAACAGACGTACATATATAGGCCAGATTCACAACCCTGTTCCAAGTCAACAATTCTCTCTAAACGGTAGTCAGATAGTCTATTGTGAGTTCTTTGTGTGTGAAGATCTGCTGTTGAAAAAGTGTTGTGGAGCTCCATACAAACGTGTTCTTTGTGAAAATGGCACATGGGTCACATAATCTTACAATTAATTGTAAAAACAATTAACCTCATGAATTTGAATAAATGAGTCTAATACTAAAATTAAATCAGGGGATGGGTTAGTTTTAGTTTACGCGGGTTCACATTTGGGTGGCCAAACGTTACACTCTTGTGCAAGCGAATTGTTTTATGCATTTGAGGGTAATGCAGTGAGGCAGCAAAAATGATCGGGGCTCGCATGGTGACCTTGGCTGCCTTGGTCCCTATACGCCAACCGTATTACCCCGCCTAGAAGGGCAGGGGCTCTTATTAGAGCATTTGGTACTgtgtgcctttgtacagtgtggctAGGGAATAGGGTAcaagccatggaattccctggaggATTGCAGACACGAGAAGACATTACTGATAGCCATATTTTTTTATTCTGATTTGGTTGTTACCTTCACAAATATTTTCTGCGACAACTGCTCTGTGCATCAGTTAGAAATGCTGCACCCCATCAGATCTGTAGCTATCATGTGATGTTTTTGTCTGTGATcctccagggaattccatggcttttaccctattccctaaccacattctgtacaaaggcacatagttccaaatgttctaataagagcccttGCTCTTCTAGGCGGGGTAATACGTATGTACATTGATGGCTATGTGATCGTTATTGTTTAAACTTTACCTGTAGCCGTTGACACTGTTTTAGCAGCAGTTGGTGGTAAAGGTTCAGAATTGTAGTCGAAACGACACTGGAAGTAGTAGGTACTCCAATTGGAGTACCCCAGTGTGTTGTTTGCCCGTACGAAACACACGTTCTCGACTCCGTGTTGATCTACAGGCACGGCAGCCGTCGTTTTGCCGGTTACGGTTCGGAAGAAGGGCTGAAGAGCTCCGCTTATCTGTTTGTCGCAAGCCACTTCGTAGACGAGAACCGGTTTGTGACCGTTGAATTCAGGCGCCATCCATGAAAGCACGACGTTGTTACACGGTATGTAACCATTGCTGCTTGTCTGCGCGTGGATCTTTGACGGAGGGATAGGCGgccctgcacacacacacacacacacacacacacacacacacacacacacacacacacacacacacacacacacacacacacacaattacaacaGAACAATGCGGTTGAATTGTGCTAGAGGATAACCTTGAACACTGACGTAAATTTTGTGGTCTGGGTGTCCATTCGAAGCGACAACCGTGCACACGTACTCGCCCATGTCGTCCCAGTCGACGCTCACGATCTCGAGGTCTGGCCCGTTGGTGTGGCGGTACTTGGTACCATTGAGCAGTTGGATGCCGTCGCGGTTCCATATGACAGCAGAGTGTCCTGTTCCGGTCGAAGGACACCTCAGTCGACCTCTAGTGCCTTTGGTAATCACTTGGGTATTACCAGAAATGGGCACTAAACATCGAAAAAAACAAGGACAATCATCATATAGATCACACATTGCTAATGCCTGCTCTCGTCCTACCATCTTTATGTACTAAGGCTGCCGTGCTGTTGGCGATCACGTGACCGTTTGTCGACATCGCCTGGCAGCGATAAGTTCCCTCGTCGTCTCGACCGGGTCCGACAAGCGTCAGCGAGGCACCAGAGTGTCGCAGACTGTAGTGGTCCGGTCGTGTGGAAGTATTGATTGCTTTACCGTCGAGAAGCCATCTGTAGCGTGCCGTCCGGGGTCCCGCTCGGGCCCCTTCCCACGAACACGACAACACGACGACGACGGTTCGCTTGTTGAACACATGGACGGACGGCGTCGCTTCTAGAGTCGCCGTTACGTCGCGAAAACTCAAAGATGTTGGATTTGTATTACCTGGAAAACATAAAAACATGTAATTCTCTGCCGCGTTTACATTTGTGCGTAATTGTTGGATACCTTTAGTTATTGCTGCATTGGCTGCACCCACTTCACGAGTTAGAAGTACTATTACGAGGGCTATGTACCGTTTCGTTTGAAAAGAATTTGTTACTTGCTGGGACATGGACAGCATGTACCTTTTCCATCCAAATCTGTAGATACAAAGACGGATGTACTCGAAAGAATGTATGGTTTTATGTCACGTGAAAAGCACAGCTGATACGGTAGCCAAGTGAGAGGGAGCATGTGGGCGATTGGTTATTCAGAGACTTTTGGGCGTCATAGAGTTGCTATGCAAGGCCATCTTATTGACAGTTTTGCCAAGATGACAGTCAGAAAGGTTGTTCTTTCTTTGAGTGTACACTCTGTACACTATGATGGTGAGATAGGCCGTGGTTGTTGATACGTAAAGGGTTTAGATTTTTAAAGTCGGAAACAATTTGTGTTAGAGCTTGTTTGCCTCCCAAACCTCCCATCGTGGCTACTCCATTGAGCAGGTACCGCATATTAGAACAAAGGACaatgcaaaacaacaaaacatttgtgGGCTGCGGCTGCATGACCGAGGCAGTAATTCATCATTTTATCGTGCTCGTGAAGCCTTAAGCCAGTCGTTCCCCACCTACACGATGCGTTTCAGAGTCAAAGCCGCGTTTTCCGTCGATAAATTCGAGTTGGCGCAGtgatgtgtatgtatatgtatgtatatacacgGGTAAAACACGAAGTGCCAGAATAAGCGCTCTTACTTACTTTTCAAAGTGTAGTGACCGCTCGTTGCGATGCGCCATATCGTCCTCTACCACAATCAGCGACCTAGTGGAGTAATCCGACATCAATGGCAAGCTGCCAACAACGTCCCGGTTACTCGTTGATTAGGAGGTAATCCAATTACATTGGAGCATTGCAACTACCAATAAGCAAACTCGGATTTCAATAACGATATCGTCTGATAATCAAATGTCAATCCCAAAAGAAATTCGAGCGCCCTTTTGTGCTGATTCCAGACGTTCAAGGACTTGCGTTGTAGTAAGTGCTTAGTATAGGTCTAGTGTGATGTATGTAGTCTACAAGCCAGCTTCGTCTACCGTCAGCTATTCTCTTTGTTTTATCTTTTGAAACACACGCTTTCAAATCGGTTTTTATATAAAGACGAGATGATTCTAGCATATGGGAGCGCATTTCGTCGTCAGGTACTGCAGATCAACAGAACATGGACTGCACTGTTAGTCTGCGCTCTAAGACTTGAACTGGGTGAGGCACATCTAGTCACTTGATACGTTTGCCACTTTTATAACTCAAATTCTAACTTTCTGTGCAGTTGCTGCCAGCTCTGCTTACGTATTGATATCTCCCTCTGTTGTCTATCCAAGCCAAAACGTCTCTCTCTTTTGCATCACGTCGGGCAACCCCCAACCTACTGTGAAAGGCTGGAAGAAAGACGGAGTTTCCCTTAGACGAGACCCGCACGTGCAACTTCTCCTAGGCGGTCTTCAACTTCGGATCCAGAACGTGCAGTTAAGCGACGCAGGTCGCTACGAATGCATCACATCAGCAAAAGTCAATAACAGTTACATAGCAACGTCGGTCTCTCTCGGTCTGTTTGTAGCAATTTCGGTTTTCTGGCGTTTTACCATTAACTCCTCGTTTTCCTgtttatttctaattatagAACTGAGTCGATTCGGATCGGATAGGAACGTTAGCTACGCGACCGAGGGATCGAACGCCACGCTCGCTTGCAACGGAACCGATCTGACTCTCGTCAGGTGGTATCGGGACGGCAAACTGCTCGAAGAGATTTCGCGCTATCGAGTAGGGGGAGACGGCGAAACGTTGACCATCGTCGACGTCCAGCCTTCCGACGAGGGTCGCTACACGTGCGAGGGATTCCATTCTCACGGAATCGTTCAGAGCGACGTGCTTCTTCGCGTTTTCCCGCTTCATTCCCAAGCCACGCCTACTCCAAGTCCGAGTCCAAGAGGGAATTCGACCGCAACGTGTGAGTCCTGCGTCTCCCCCATATTTTCCTGTCGCGTTGATTCGTATCTTTACCCTCGTTTCGTAGGTTTTAAGTTACATGTACGTGCGAGTGTCTCTTGCAAGTCCAATGTAACTTTGTTCTTTACGTACGACACTCGAGATTGTACTTCGTTTGTATTCCTGTTTCAAATGGTCTCGTTCAGTCTCTCCACTGAAGAGGTAGAGCAGGTGGAAGGACTCGAGAGTGTGTTTGCCTACGGAAGGGATTCTAGTGTCGCGAATGTGACCGTGGATTGTGCGGCTGGTAGAGTGTATGGGCTCGAGATATGGCCGTTTGTCAGTCGCGGGTCCGAGGAATCGGTCGTCGTGGAGAGTTATGGGTTCGATCGTTCGTTGTCGAAGAACGGTGAGCGTCGAAAGTTTGGAAGAAAGGCGGTTCGTTTTTTTGTTGAGTATCCGTTGCTGCAGATGAAACTCGTCGATGCAGACTGCACTTGTCTCAAGGTATGTACTCACTTTGTTTGTTAACATTGTGAgaaatgtgtgtttgtttgtttgtttgtttgtgtgtgtgtttctttttctatgtgtttgtttgtttgtgttttttgtgtttgttttttgcatttttctgtgtttgtttgtttgtgttttcctgtgtgtttgtttgtttgtgtgcgtgtgcaggCTCGGATCCGGATGGGGGTTCAGGGGTTACAACCCCCtattttccaataggcgtggtttacCACTGATAAAAGAGGGACTCACTCACTGCCACTGGTAGTGTTCCACCGATATTGCCTTACCATATACCGATACCTCGGTTTCCATGTTCACGTATCAGccgataccgataccaataccaatactGACATTTCAATTCTTTGTTGTGGTATTAACTGTTAAATCAGAAAGATCACTGATTCAAAACAGAATCAAAAACACTTTACATTACGCGCCAAAGAGTCTTGAAATCTAAATCTGCATCTTGAACGTGTTCCAGACCATCACTTCAGCAGCCACAGCTTCTGTATACAGCTGGTACAAATAGTGAATGCAGACTCAGCAGAGACGGATCCAGGATGAGCAGTGAGGACACGTGCTCCCTCCTGGATTACATTGCCAAACGAAAACTTTGAATATTGCTGCTGCCAGACATTCTGTTGCAAAATGACTTCGAAGATTCAAGCTTTGACCAGTGATGAACAGGACAAATCTAGGTGGTTGGCTAAACGagtaatgtaattgttgtCTAATACAACGAGACAGCTAAAGCTCTACTAACGCATCGTAGAGTATCtacaaattacaatttatattatatacatgACACACTGAAAATATCTAGACTAGAAGTTTGAGCCTCCAGGCGTATTCTAAGCACCCTCTGGATACGCCTTTGAGTCTGATCGGTCGTGTACACGCAGAGGTACAAGAGGACCTCCAACTGAAGTGGATCGGTTCGTTCTCACTCCTCCCCGAACCCCCATAAGTACGCGTCTGCCTTGCAAGGGCGGCGGAGCCAGTACGGCATAACGGTGAGTGCCGTACCACTTTGCATCCTACCACATGTTGCAAATGGTATTGGGCCAATCAGTTTGTTTCCGCCACACCACTTTCTGGCGTGCTCCGCCACCCTTGACTTGCGCACGTTACCTCATCAGATTGCACAAAAGGTTCTACTTTTGCTACCACATGCAGATGAGCTGTTTGAACTGACTATCTCAAGCACTAAAAGCACAGTTGACCATTTTTGTATGTAACGGCCGGATCAATGCTGCTGATTTGTACATTTTAGTTCTACATGTGATTGCATTATTTCACATACGTCTAGACGGTTTACCTAGTCAGCCTAGCAGACGACTTttagcaataaataatttatgatTGCAAGCAgatcaaccccctctttccaACATTTCTAgatctggtgtgtgtgtgtgtgtgtgtgtgtgtgtgtgtgtgtgtgtgtgtgtgtgtgtgtgtgtgtgtgtgtgtgtgtgtgtgtttgtgtgtgtgtatgtgtgtgtgtgtgtgtgtgtgtgtgtgtatgtgtgtgtgtgtgtgcatgtgagtgcgCGACTGTGCGTATACTCACCGTGTCACACATTTCTTACGTCTCAACCTCTTTCTGCAGAGCTCCACTAACACCGAGATTGCTGACAATTTAAACAATCTACTGGTCGACATTTTGCAAACATCTTCAAACCATAATTTTTCAAATGCTTTGTTTGAAACAAACTCCGCTCGATCACAAATGATCGTGAGAACTCCCCTCAACTCTCCCTCCCTATACAAAACCCTCAAAATGATAAACAGCGTATCGAGAGCCATCAGACAACGAGACATAAATATCGTTGGCCGTGGCGGTTGTGCGCTGAGCTTTGACGTTGATTGCAAAGTGTTGTTTGCCAGAGGCATCACAAAGGCTTGCACAACAGATGACGACGATGTCTGCTCTCAAACAGTCAGCAGCACTACCACAGAGGTAGAAGTACAATCGAGCAGCGCTAACGCCCAAGTCACTACACTGACTGTGATACTAATTGCTGTTGGGGTAGTGATGACGTTTGGGGTTTTGGCAATTATATATTGTCGTAGGAAACGTAGTCAGACATaccaaatttaattaattaattaattaatcaaaattaattaattgagtgaTTTTTGTAGTAGAATTTTCAGTCAGCGTAAAAACGGTTTGGACATACGCGAATCGGTTGCTAGCTATCGACGCGTTGTTATATATACACTCGTTGCATTCTTAGTGGACGAAAAGAaatgtagttaattaagagacGATTGTGTCCATGATAGAGATATCCCGGATGTAACGGTACCACTCTGTCGGTCACGTGCGAGATTGCAGGTATCGAGGAGACTACAAGAAGGAATCAGCGGATCTGTTAGCGGTTTATTAGCTTTATTCGTTGTTGCCGGTCCTTCTCTACTGGTGCGAACGTTTTGCGTTGTTTTACTTTTGCCGAGGAGGTTAGTTGGATGTTTTAGATTCGAGATttcgtttgttttttgtttgggCTTCACGTTTAGTCGTGGTCGTTTAAATATCGTCCAATTAACTTTGTTTAGATGAATTTCGAGTTCATGTACGCATGCGCTCTAGACCTCTTTTTGTCCTAGTTAATTAACGTCTAGCTTTTATGGGCTGACTCAACTGCATGGTGTCTATTCTCACATGACATCATGATGTCTCTTGTATTGCCTAATGATCACATTAGGGTGTCTACACTGACGGTAAGGATACAGTACAATtgtaaattgtttgtctggttaGAACGATTTGCTTCTAGGGTTAATTGTTGTTACgttgtgtgtacttgttttgttttggaaaTATCTGAGTAttgacaaaaaacagacagacagacaattaaatTTAGATGATTGTGGAGAAGCTCATAACGATGGCCAAGGGGCAGATGCAGAATGAGAGGACAATGAAAGTTATTTGGATTACTATTCAGATGTGGATATTAAGTATTTTTGCTCTTTTGCACGTGTCATTGAAGCTATTTTAGTTAGAGTTGCTTATGTAATTATACTATTTAGCAGACTGTCATTCACAATAGGGTTGTGTTGATTTATAAGTGTGCTTTCGATGCACAAGCAATTCTAAAGAAAAATAGATATGAAAATTTTCTTGGTAGCAGACATTGATTGTTATCTTTGTTACAAACAGTTGTTTTAATAATCTTTCTTTACATGGGCACGTTCATGACTTTGCGATTACAAAATATACATCAATACATAcatgacacacatacatatatacaaatatgcatcaatacatacatgacatacatacatacatacatacaaatatagatcaatacatacatgacatacatacatatatacaaatatacatcaatacatacatgacatacatacatacatacaaatatacatcaatacatacatgacatacatacttacatacaaatatacatcaatacatacatgacatacagacatatatacaaatatacatcaatacatacatgacatacatacatacatacaaatatacatcaatacatacatgacatacagacatatatacaaatatacatcaatacatacatgacatacatacatacatacaaatatacatcaatacatacatggcatacatacatgtatacataaatacatacataggtACATACATCTAGAGTAGATAGGTAGACATGACAGAGTAAACTGTCGATTTCAACAGATCTCAATTGTGGCTTGGCTTTGTCTGTACTtgacgcgcgcgcacacacacgcacacacacacacaccacaccacacacacacacacacacacacacacacacacacacacacactacacacgcacacacacacacacacacacacacacacacacacacaccacacacacacttaaagCAATTAGACTAAAATTACTATCTATATTTAGAGGGCCATGTCCAGGCGGACTTCTATGTCACCAGAAACGCAAGCCTTCGCGCAGACTGCACACACAGGGAACAGACATCAACATTTCATACAGATTTCGTACTCGGTATTGTCACCGTCGCGTTTTCTTCCTCGCCACGTGACGACGAGGAATGCGTGAGCGGTGTCTCGGATTTCACATCTTTTGTCTTGCCAGGTGTAGTCACAGCGGGAGTGCCACTGATCCTGTCTATCAAACGCAAACATCGCGCGATCACGTGCGCATCTTTCCGCGCTGTAGCTCCACTCGTGCACGTCACAGCAAGTGGGTATGCTTTGTTCTTATCGCGATGCACAATCGCGACCGTCTGTACTGTTGGTGTGCCGTAGAATAGAACGAGAACGAAAGAAGAGGTGAGACGGGCTCCGCCTACTCTCCGTTCACGTGACCGAACAAAATCCACGTCGGTCAAATCGTTGCAGCGGACCAAGTCAGCTCTGATTCACTTTACCGGTTAGCTCATTTCTGTTGGTTCATTCGCATGAAACATGTGTCTAACAGAGAGTGGAAATGTAGGTAGAACGGTGCAGGACGGTAAAGGTGCATGTAAAGTTAGCTTGCTATCAAACTGTTCTCGTCGTTTCGTCGTCGTTTCGTCGGTTCTCAACGACGTCAACGATTCGCGCGAGACGACAAGCTTGAATCTACGCTGAAGACACTATAGACGCCCTCGACCCTGCTGGTTATCACGTGCACGAGCTGTGCTTCATGTTTACATCTCTGGCGACCGTCTGGCTCTTGATGGTCCATATCATATCGATTCAGTCGTTTGAGCGAGGTGAGTCGTTAGTGTCTGGATGTTTGCTGCGCGCACTGGCATGCAATCGCCGAGACTGCATGGTgtgacgtgcacgtgtgtgtggaTGCATGCACACTGCATGTGCTCAATCTGACACGTAGAATGCAAGACGACCCATCGAAATTCCTTGTCGACTTAGTTATACGCGGTTTTCATGTAAAAACAGTGTTTTGCTGAATAGTGCTGTCGAAACCATTTCATACTCTGATAGctagggtaggtgtacctaattgtggacactccccggttatttgagttacaatcgctattttctctggtagcctgcacgaagagacagagaaacatgtccgatatatgcaccaatgtctaggcttcgtaacggtacctgcaggactagaatcgcacaacgtcggTAAAACAGCCTGGACGatgggtgtatcctaattgtggacattttttctccgtcacagaaagcgactgagcctgagtaacagctggactagatacctgaatggttgcctcacaagctggtattttgagCCTtgatcaaaaccatgttctgtggtgtattacctctgtgtaaaatggcgtcTTGCTAAATTTGCAGAAACCAAATTTTCTGTCTAcgatacaatgcaggagacgatcaatcatgtttagatgaacgtctgaactgtaaactgtggttctgGCATCTTTTTGCGTTGCTGgtggagctgattattgatatcagacaaggtagttttgaccttccacctatcctaggggagtttgtaggttttcatattgtgtcttattgttgccagatctagtagcagtgaagacagtcaaattctgactggattacgaatgtcgctgatattgacattccacctactttgttcgttctcatttcataccctattgtggccacatgtagtagcagtgaaaacagctagattgtcagtggattactgatgtctagatctagtatgagtgaagatattcaggtgtttactggactggaattacacgttcgctccatgcacataatgtGCTTCTTTAGCACATTACAGTCACGTAACTATAGGCTCAAGACTTTACCAAGGTACTCAATAATTTCTTAACTAATgtcagggcactttcatgatccaacaaaagatTGATTCGTATACCTTGAATTTGTGGACAtgatgggaggaaccttgTAGGTGCTAACAGTTTCACAGGTGAATCTtggtgatacacaacagaacatggttttgattgcagcccaaaataccagcttgtgaggcaaccattcaggtgtctagtccagctgttactcagacccagtcgctttctgtggcagAGAAAAATTGTCCataattaggatacaccctcatttgggctgttcacagacgttatcccgtatattttgctagtgcgctagcagatgttgtgcgattctagtcgtacaggtattgttccaaaacttagacattggtgcctACATCAGACATGTttccccctctctctctctctctctctctctctctctctctctctctctctctctctctctctctctctctctctctctctctctctctctctctctctctctctctctctctctctctctctctcctctctctctctctctctctctcctctctctctcctcctctctctcctctctctctctctctctctctctctctctctctcctctctcctctctcctctctcctctctcctctctcctctctcctctctcctctctcctctctcctctctcctctctcctctctctctctcctctctctctctctctctctctctctctctctctctctctctctctctctctctctctctctctctctctgttgcaggttaccagagaaacTGTGTTTGCAACTCAAATTACCCacgagtgtccacaattaggtacacctaccctatCTAGAGCATGCAGCCGGTGTAGCAAGCAAATAGAAAGTGTTCGGCTTAGCGTGCGCTAACAAGTATGTGTAAAGTAGCCTCATAGTTCAGCTGCCCGCGTGAGCTGCAAAAATGGTCTGGAAGTTTACTACACCTGGATCTAGTTGAGAATTGCAAAATGTGGTGTTTGCATGTAATATTGTATGTGCCAATAATGTAAGCTGATTTTACTATTGATTAAATAGACTCTTTATCCAAAATGGAAGTAGATTAAATAGGCCTCTGGTGAAACTTTACTGAAAAAGTTTTCCAGACCAGCCGGATtggctcctacggccctgacgtgcacatgtgtacatacagCTGGGTTATATATCAAGAGTGCTGCATGAGTTTGCGTGCAGCTACACGCTACTTCCATGACtctctttgttgttttgtttttagaTGAAGGCTCTGTGTCTATCGCCAGTGGCAATGTCACAAGGTCTATCAGAGGCTATGACGTGACTCTAGCTTGTCTCGGGAACTTTCAGGAGCGAACGCCGGTGTGGCTCAAGGACGATCGACCTCTGGCGGTCGCTTACACTGGAAATGACACGAAGAACAACCACACGAGAAGTCTCACTATTGAAAATGTTGATCTTACTGATTCTGGATACTATACATGCCAAACGAGTGCTGGAAATGCCACGACATTGTTGGTAGTCGATATCCTTCCGTCTGTTCGAGTATACAAGCATTCATCATCGATCGGTGGGAATGGACAGAGAGTACTCAAGTGTATTGTTGACGGCTTGCCCAAGCCAATGTCATGGTGGAAAGTGGTGACCGAGTATGGAGAAAAGAAGTTGAAGAGTTATCGTGAAAATAACAGAACGCTCATTGTTTCAGCTAGAGAGAATgggttgtatgtatgtctcgCATCCAACAGAGCTGGATCTGCTAGGGCAGTGATAGAGATATCGCCATCTCCGTTGATAGGTAACACAACCATTGGCATCGCTAACATAATAGTATGTCACTTATTAGTTCTGATAGAGTTAACACATCCCATACGAACAGATCAAGTCTCTTCTCTTTTTGTTCCAGTGACGCAgacaacagaagaagaagGTCGGGTGTATGTGTAGTCGGTCTGGTTGCTTGTTGTTGCATACCTGTGTGTTGCATTGTAGGATCGTCCGGACCGTCGGTCGTGTTGATCTTGCTCGTGCTCGGATGTGTGGTGGTCGTCATGTTTCTAGCATTCGTCATTCATACGTTAGCACGGAATTATTGTCCTACAAACAGGATGAAGTCGGACGAGTCTCCGTGTGGCAGTGGTCTGATGTTTATGAAAGGAAATCTTCGACGAAGCAACGGTATACTCGGTCTGTCACCCAAACCTGCTCAGTCACAGGAAAAGGGTCAGACATTCCAATCTCTTGATAATAATCTACCGTCTCGCACTGAGCACGGAAAGTACAGCAGTGCTCTTTCAATAGACGTTGCTCACTCAAAGTCTTTGGAAGAGACCGGAGACGATATGGGTCAGGGAAAGTCATCGAGGGACAAGTATTTAAACAGACAAAGTTTGCAGCAGAGTAAGGCAATTCAGGGAAGGCAAGAAACTGCTGTGTGACTGCTGAGTTTGAACAATAAATTGGAACACCCGATCGGTCGGTAGAAGTAAGTTATTGTTGAGTTATTATTGTtaagttattgttgttatttattgtagCGGTTTATAATTTATTGAAGTTTTTGTA
This genomic window contains:
- the LOC134183896 gene encoding titin-like; translated protein: MSDYSTRSLIVVEDDMAHRNERSLHFEKFGWKRYMLSMSQQVTNSFQTKRYIALVIVLLTREVGAANAAITKGNTNPTSLSFRDVTATLEATPSVHVFNKRTVVVVLSCSWEGARAGPRTARYRWLLDGKAINTSTRPDHYSLRHSGASLTLVGPGRDDEGTYRCQAMSTNGHVIANSTAALVHKDVPISGNTQVITKGTRGRLRCPSTGTGHSAVIWNRDGIQLLNGTKYRHTNGPDLEIVSVDWDDMGEYVCTVVASNGHPDHKIYVSVQGPPIPPSKIHAQTSSNGYIPCNNVVLSWMAPEFNGHKPVLVYEVACDKQISGALQPFFRTVTGKTTAAVPVDQHGVENVCFVRANNTLGYSNWSTYYFQCRFDYNSEPLPPTAAKTVSTATGTARSGLTFTSSIAVHPTSDGSQDLPNETTKPSKTRNLNFQVSGPLYNVLPNSTRHVLSPSSTDEPMGPPGKQNYPAIVTAILPGAAVFIAIWVMIYKHKKTTKKKIYDLELSQDKHSKQVQEMKEGLKQTSVYQQKQSLENADLLVENGNSMPDPT